One Oryzias melastigma strain HK-1 unplaced genomic scaffold, ASM292280v2 sc00533, whole genome shotgun sequence genomic window, GTGAGGGATCTCATAAGCAGCTTGCATCATGACACTGCTGGCTGGAGTACAATGACTGACCCTACTGCTGTGTCAGACACATGACCTTATGTTCTAAACATTTAAGTGATGAGCAGATCAGATGACAGGGCATGATGGTCTGTAGAAGTGTTTTGGTCTCATCATGCATAatcattctattttttacttattaagtatttttttgtactgATAACTACCACTAATGAATGTAGAtagttcttatttttttgtatttgccaTCAGGTGATATTAGAATCTTGAGCTACAatgtaccaaaaaaaagtatgttctTATACTTGTGCAATTTGTCAAACAATGCTTTTAAAAGTGAAAGGATTAAATTTAAATCCTCTAAGATgcctgtaaaaaaacaattactaaAAAAATGGTATAGGGCAGACCCACCAACACAACAGAAATGGGAGGAATAGTAAAGGAAAAATCTAAGATGGAAATGCTGAAATGTAGGATAAAAATAGAAgaacttttcataaaaagatGGGAGAAATGGACTATATACACAACNNNNNNNNNNNNNNNNNNNNNNNNNNNNNNNNNNNNNNNNNNNNNNNNNNNNNNNNNNNNNNNNNNNNNNNNNNNNNNNNNNNNNNNNNNNNNNNNNNNNNNNNNNNNNNNNNNNNNNNNNNNNNNNNNNNNNNNNNNNNNNNNNNNNNNNNNNNNNNNNNNNNNNNNNNNNNNNNNNNNNNNNNNNNNNNNNNNNNNNNNNNNNNNNNtaaaaaaaaaaaagaacaataaaaagaaagtgataaaaaagaaaaattgaatcGGCAATATAacgcaatattttattttgagataCTTGTATCAATATAAATTGCTGACAGTcgatatttaattcattatttatgagcatcctTCAGCGTTTTACtattgttttccacttaaacccccgattactagttggcagcacacttCATCAAAACGATGACAAAATCTCacttttgaacttttgttaaatgttcttttgctgtttttgttgttaagtGACATGTagtacttagtttttacttgggatggatACCAAACCAAAACTTTGTGCCGCGTTACTAGTAATATCATATAAAAACGCGTGTGCCGGGCTCAGATAAGAACGAGGGATTGTTATGGCATGATGTATCGTAAGACATATATCGCAATAAGCATTGTATCGCTAGACTCTTGtgaatacacacccctactttatactacaaaaaaaacgtatctaaaaaatgtgcattGTGGTTCTCTTATTTTCCAATTGctaaacattaaacaaactCTTATGcttatttattgtttcttaaAGAATATTTACCTAAAATAGTTGATTATAGTACTTTAATGtggttaaaaatgactttataatGGCATATTTACCTAGCTAATGTGTAAAGTCAATTCATTGTGCTGCAGCTCTACAgacataaattataaattggCCCTCAAGAGGGAACACGTGACTTTTGGTGAACGGTTCAACAAAAACCCTCTTTTATCTGTGATCGAAGCAGCAGAGGTTATGACAGAATGACTCCCTATAATTAATAAccctaaacttaaaaaaaattctgaaactgaagtaaaaagtaTGGTAAAAGTTGTTGCATCacatttggataaaaatgaagaaacagattattaCAGATNNNNNNNNNNNNNNNNNNNNNNNNNNNNNNNNNNNNNNNNNNNNNNNNNNNNNNNNNNNNNNNNNNNNNNNNNNNNNNNNNNNNNNNNNNNNNNNNNNNNNNNNNNNNNNNNNNNNNNNNNNNNNNNNNNNNNNNNNNNNNNNNNNNNNNNNNNNNNNNNNNagaaaaataataagaaacaGTGATGAGCTTCTAGACCTAAGCAGAGGACATGAGGCAGAAGAGCAGAGCGcacgagagaggagggagaTTTTGACCAACTTTAGTCTGCTGGAAAGAATTGCTGTTAAAATCCTTAGATGtctcagaataaataaataaatttaagtttgatatattaaaaaatatattaaaaatgtttgtttttgttttgttaatttaaataaagatctaaATCAAACACAGTGATTGTCATGAATtaattgtaacttttatttccaaCCATTTACAAAGATGGTCGACATGGATGGGGGGGGGCTTCGACTGAGACCCGGGCTGGAACTTTCTGGGTGGTGATTGAACATCTTGCAAGGTGGTCTGCAGAGAGTTTCAGGATCATCTTCACTGTAGACTGCATCGTCCATCTTCAGGGTTTACAGGGCTGGCTGTGGACGGATGCTGCatgaccaaaaatgatccataaataTAAGATAATGCATGTACaggctttggaaaaaaaaaaaaaaagaaacttggaaaaaaaaaaaatctcttatttAATTACCTGTTACCAGTAATCAAGGTGGTACCTCCCCCAGGGCAGAAACCTCAGCAGGTAGTTGATCCTGTCAGAGAGCACCGCTGGTGACCTCCAAACCAGCGTCCTCATCATCACCTCCACATCTTCCTCTGGGGCCTCGGTGTCGTCAACACAGAGGCAGATGTTGTGGAGGATGGCACACGCTGTGACAACCTgcaatatatacatttaaatttatacaaatatattccAAATAATACTGAAAAACTGCAGTGTGTTCACTTACATGAGGTACAGAGGTGTGATGCAGCTCCAGCACCTGCAGGAGGATGTGGATGTCACTGATCCTGATCAAGGAGGTTCAGGAAGACACAGGAGAGTTCCTGTTCACTCTGAAGTCTGGTCTTGGGTCTTCACTGTTGGACAAACAGCTCCAGGATTGAGAGACTGATTGATTCTGGATTACAGGAGTCTAGtctagtaaaaatgaaatacacaagaaatacatttatattaaaaatatgtggttttaagtaatttgttattaaactataaaacatcattacaaaaactacttttactggtttcaaatcaaattttcaaataaataaaaaaaaattaatttctgcaacaaaaGTCTGAagataaaattaagatttaacaCTATTATAGTAtgattaataaaatgaaaacccTTTGTAGTTATTTGgtacatgttttttattctcagaaaaGTGTAGGTACTTGTACTAAGTTACATTTACTGCAATAACTTGTGAAATAAACAAACCCACAAATTcagtatttgtatattttacaacATGTAGtgttgctaaataaatatttcaattaaactagctaaagctaatatttaaaagagctcattgatgttttttaagcatttgtACACAGTACCTGCGATTGTTTTGTCTCCGCCGGAAAAATACCAACAAGTGCCGGTGGTAACAATGGATCTGCTCCAACTCCgccaaaagtaaaatttaaaaaaaaaaaaaaactcagaatcaTTTCGAGCTAAATGATTCACAACACGTTCAACTCACGGTGGCCAGCCAGGCTACAGGAAACTAGCTAGCAAAGTTAAAACAGCTTtcgttgttttgtttgttcaataaagttataaaaaaaaaaaaaaaaggctagaCCGTCCAAATTCACTGCACTTAACATCCGGTATACCCGCTAACGAAGGACCCGGACATCGGAGATCGCGAAGGCCACGGCCTCGGGAGGATGCAGAACccgaatttggacacagcctcAGTGAccgacagacccacagagtttaagggagagaagacacgctttaaaatcaggagtttaaaacctgatttagaggagaacctccatcaaaaaagaaaaaaggagacagtctgtctattgccgcgcgtcacgtgtcacgcggggctgaaagaggagagaaggagagactgcGCATGCTCGTAACAGCCgcgagtttgagggttttgttaaaatattagccaaaagcttttgtatagagcttcaaattagaataatttgttgttttattatgtatcaaTAACGAATTTGTTAGTTATATTTGTGctgtttatgctcatttcttaatgaggtgatctaataatagtaaaataNNNNNNNNNNNNNNNNNNNNNNNNNNNNNNNNNNNNNNNNNNNNNNNNNNNNNNNNNNNNNNNNNNNNNNNNNNNNNNNNNNNttatttgtttcctttcatgaagcatcgggaacatcaaaacacaaactcaaataCAGAATACAACAACAGCAACTCCATgaatgaaagggagcagacgGAAGAACAGTGTTCTTCTTTTGTCCCTGCCCCTGCTAACTGCTCCTCTCACATgcccctctgcatttacccagACTTGGGACTGGCACAAGAGGACACTGGATTGTgtccccttgtggttgcattacacatgcacacaccattcacacacacactcacacacacacacacacttttttgtaatgtttttttttgtaacagcagctgttttgtatttccagtttattttttttaaaattcctcTACTCTACATTTTCACTTTGTAATCTACAATCCTCCAATGTTTCTACATCTTCTTTCAAATCTTTACCAGAATTCATTCAAGACATCCTCTAAAGTCATTTAATGTATGCGGACGATTTAGTGGTTTTTAGCCCTGAGGATTCTATTAGGAAGGCCATGGTGGTCCAGTGCCAGTGAGATGTTTGTTGGTGCTGGTATTCACACTCTCCAGgctcttttaagacattttactaATGTTTTTATCCAACGTCTTAATCCCTCAGagaatgaaattattttagcCCTGACCAATGTAAAGCAGAGCACTCTTAGATATCAGTCTTCAATCTGGAGGTTCTGGTATGGACGCATTTTTTAAGCCCTTCGATTTTTAAGTTTGTTATATGGGTTTTTACATTGATTCTTATGTCTATTGGTATTAGTACTTTCATATGAATTATGACTGTATCTTATATTTAtgaaagttgtttgttttttatagtctGTGTTGTTTTGGACCTTGAGTCCGTATTaaaaattcttcttcttcttccttcaaaggcccaaagtgcttaaCGGTCACTGACCCATTCACAAACTGGTGGGGGTTCCACTGCTGAACATTGGCACCAACGTCCCAATTTggggcaatttggggttcagtgtcttgcccaaggacacttcgactcatgggcgggcaaggcgggaatcaaacccgcaatcctccgatcaggagttgaccgccctaccgctgcaccatggccgccCTTACAATGAACATTATTGATATTAATCATTGTTAGCTATATTCATTTTTcatatgattttcttttggggggagggggtgatAATTTGACCTGGCAGTCAGTGTCCGAATTAAAGCACACCTGTGATTGTCTTGGGTGAgcgtggggggtggggggtatgTCATCAGGGTTTTTCAGGAGTTTATCCTGATGACTCTAAAAGCATCTACTTTGTCTGAATGCTGCCTCAGTGTGGTCAAAGTTCTGATTCTGCTGGGCGGCAGGATTCCTCTTCCTTTGAGCACCTTGATGGTTTTTTGTTGCGGCTCTTTTTTGGTGGATCCTGTCTGCTTTCATGGTGGTACCTGGGCTTTCCTCTAATTTAGTTTGATCATTTCTAANCTTGATGGTTTTTTGTTGCGGCTCTTTTTTGTTGGATCCTGTCTGGTTTCTTGGTGGTACCTGGGCTTTCCTCTAATTTAGTTTgatgatttttaattttgcctctGTGCTGTTGGATCCCACCTGGTTTGTTTTCAGTCTGCTGGGACTCCTGGAGAACAGCAGCTGGTCTTTGAGGAACGTTTGTGACCTGTGTTGCTTCATGCTGCTGGTGGACCTCCACTGCTGCAGGTTTGGTGTTGTTGCTGCCAGCAGTGGGCTGCATCCTCCCCAGAGTGAAGAACGGATGTTCCAGCGCTTCACTTGGAGAGATGCGTTTGCTTGGATCCATCATCAGCATCCGCTTCAGCAGGTCCACAAACTGTTCCACTTCTTTCTGCTTTGCTGGCTCCAAATGTTTAGGGATGAGATGGTCAAAAGTCCAGAAATCAAACCTGTCTTTGACCAATCTCCGTGTTTTCTGGGATTGCTGCAGGGGTGTGTCCAGCACCCAGAGATTTTTTCCGGAATTTTCTTCCGTCNNNNNNNNNNNNNNNNNNNNNNNNNNNNNNNNNNNNNNNNNNNNNNNNNNNNNNNNNNNNNNNNNNNNNNNNNNNNNNNNNNNNNNNNNNNNNNNNNNNNNNNNNNNNNNNNNNNNNNNNNNNNNNNNNNNNNNNNNNNNNNNNNNNNNNNNNNNNNNNNNNNNNNNNNNNNNNNNNNNNNNNNNNNNNNNNNNNNNNNNNNNNNNNNNNNNNNNNNNNNNNNNNNNNNNNNNNNNNNNNNNNNNNNNNNNNNNNNNNNNNNNNGTGCCCTGTAGACCATGTTCTGCATCAGACGTCCAGTGCGCATGTCTCTGACTTTCTCTGCCACACCAAAGTCTATGAGTCTATGAAACTTGGTCCACCAGCATGATATTATCTAGTTTAATATCACAGTGGACCAAGTTGATGCTTTCCAGGCCTTTCAGGGCAACTATCATCTGCCAGGCGATGGTTTTGATTTCCTCTACAGTCAGGGGCTGGTTGTACCTTTCCCGCATGAAATCATAAAGGCTCTGATCCAGTAGTTCTAATGCGATGCAGGTGTAGCTTTTGTAGTGAAAGCAGTCCACCATCTTCACTAAGTTGTGCTTGTTGGCGTAGATCTTGCTGAGCTCCTTCAGGAAGTTTATTTCCGTTTGGGCTGAGCCAGAAACGATTTTGATGGCTACAACTTTGTCAGTTCCCAGTTTCTTACATTTGGCAACTCTACCAAACGATCCTTCGCCGAGGAACTTTTCCACCTTATAAACTCCCTTTTTTCCCAGAAGGATGAAGCCTTCTCGGACTTCACCACCCAGAACTAAATTATCCGACATGATGATTTAGCGTGGACGATACCGTGTGGTAATATCAAAAATACCAGACCAATATCTCGTTCGCAAAAAGGGGGCTTCAATCTTCACAGAGAACCTGCTGGACGTATCGCTCAGTGGGGCTTCTGCGAAGTGACTGTTTGGTTGTGATGTGGGGTCTATTTATAAATTTTCTCTGGTGACATCATCACTACATAAAAGCACTTTCTGTCAACAAAAAACGTCATCATAGTTGCCATGGCAACGGCGAGATTTTCGCTCATTAGGACCGTGATGACACTTGTCACTCCCTGATCTCCTTTCCGTAACCACGCCCTAATCGCACACATGTATTacgtcacttcctctttgcCGCCAAGATTTGCGACGGTGGAGAGTTTTGAATTTGATCCCAGCTGATCGATCGCGTCGCCAGAGTCGCTACTATTCCATAAACCATATTCCAAAAACATCCATTCTTCTCTCAGTAACGGATCACCTCCTTCAACANNNNNNNNNNNNNNNNNNNNNNNNNNNNNNNNNNNNNNNNNNNNNNNNNNNNNNNNNNNNNNNNNNNNNNNNNNNNNNNNNNNNNNNNNNNNNNNNNNNNNNNNNNNNNNNNNNNNNNNNNNNNNNNNNNNNNNNNNNNNNNNNNNNNNNNNNNNNNNNNNNNNNNNNNNNNNNNNNNNNNNNNNNNNNNNNNNNNNNNNNNNNNNNNNNNNNNNNNNNNNNNNNNNNNNNNNNNNNNNNNNNNNNNNNNNNNNNNNNNNNNNNNNNNNNNNNNNNNNNNNNNNNNNNNNNNNNNNNNNNNNNNNNNNNNNNNNNNNNNNNNNNNNNNNNNNNNNNNNNNNNNNNNNNNNNNNNNNNNNNNNNNNNNNNNNNNNNNNNNNNNNNNNNNNNNNNNNNNNNNNNNNNNNNNNNNNNNNNNNNNNNNNNNNNNNNNNNNNNNNNNNNNNNNNNNNNNNNNNNNNNNNNNNNNNNNNNNNNNNNNNNNNNNNNNNNNNNNNNNNNNNNNNNNNNNNNNNNNNNNNNNNNNNNNNNNNNNNNNNNNNNNNNNNNNNNNNNNNNNNNNNNNNNNNNNNNNNNNNNNNNNNNNNNNNNNNNNNNNNNNNNNNNNNNNNNNNNNNNNNNNNNNNNNNNNNNNNNNNNNNNNNNNNNNNNNNNNNNNNNNNNNNNNNNNNNNNNNNNNNNNNNNNNNNNNNNNNNNNNNNNNNNNNNNNNNNNNNNNNNNNNNNNNNNNNNNNNNNNNNNNNNNNNNNNNNNNNNNNNNNNNNNNNNNNNNNNNNNNNNNNNNNNNNNNNNNNNNNNNNNNNNNNNNNNNNNNNNNNNNNNNNNNNNNNNNNNNNNNNNNNNNNNNNNNNNNNNNNNNNNNNNNNNNNNNNNNNNNNNNNNNNNNNNNNNNNNNNNNNNNNNNNNNNNNNNNNNNNNNNNNNNNNNNNNNNNNNNNNNNNNNNNNNNNNNNNNNNNNNNNNNNNNNNNNNNNNNNNNNNNNNNNNNNNNNNNNNNNNNNNNNNNNNNNNNNNNNNNNNNNNNNNNNNNNNNNNNNNNNNNNNNNNNNNNNNNNNNNNNNNNNNNNNNNNNNNNNNNNNNNNNNNNNNNNNNNNNNNNNNNNNNNNNNNNNNNNNNNNNNNNNNNNNNNNNNNNNNNNNNNNNNNNNNNNNNNNNNNNNNNNNNNNNNNNNNNNNNNNNNNNNNNNNNNNNNNNNNNNNNNNNNNNNNNNNNNNNNNNNNNNNNNNNNNNNNNNNNNNNNNNNNNNNNNNNNNNNNNNNNNNNNNNNNNNNNNNNNNNNNNNNNNNNNNNNNNNNNNNNNNNNNNNNNNNNNNNNNNNNNNNNNNNNNNNNNNNNNNNNNNNNNNNNNNNNNNNNNNNNNNNNNNNNNNNNNNNNNNNNNNNNNNNNNNNNNNNNNNNNNNNNNNNNNNNNNNNNNNNNNNNNNNNNNNNNNNNNNNNNNNNNNNNNNNNNNNNNNNNNNNNNNNNNNNNNNNNNNNNNNNNNNNNNNNNNNNNNNNNNNNNNNNNNNNNNNNNNNNNNNNNNNNNNNNNNNNNNNNNNNNNNNNNNNNNNNNNNNNNNNNNNNNNNNNNNNNNNNNNNNNNNNNNNNNNNNNNNNNNNNNNNNNNNNNNNNNNNNNNNNNNNNNNNNNNNNNNNNNNNNNNNNNNNNNNNNNNNNNNNNNNNNNNNNNNNNNNNNNNNNNNNNNNNNNNNNNNNNNNNNNNNNNNNNNNNNNNNNNNNNNNNNNNNNNNNNNNNNNNNNNNNNNNNNNNNNNNNNNNNNNNNNNNNNNNNNNNNNNNNNNNNNNNNNNNNNNNNNNNNNNNNNNNNNNNNNNNNNNNNNNNNNNNNNNNNNNNNNNNNNNNNNNNNNNNNNNNNNNNNNNNNNNNNNNNNNNNNNNNNNNNNNNNNNNNNNNNNNNNNNNNNNNNNNNNNNNNNNNNNNNNNNNNNNNNNNNNNNNNNNNNNNNNNNNNNNNNNNNNNNNNNNNNNNNNNNNNNNNNNNNNNNNNNNNNNNNNNNNNNNNNNNNNNNNNNNNNNNNNNNNNNNNNNNNNNNNNNNNNNNNNNNNNNNNNNNNNNNNNNNNNNNNNNNNNNNNNNNNNNNNNNNNNNNNNNNNNNNNNNNNNNNNNNNNNNNNNNNNNNNNNNNNNNNNNNNNNNNNNNNNNNNNNNNNNNNNNNNNNNNNNNNNNNNNNNNNNNNNNNNNNNNNNNNNNNNNNNNNNNNNNNNNNNNNNNNNNNNNNNNNNNNNNNNNNNNNNNNNNNNNNNNNNNNNNNNNNNgattgttaaaatatttgtaatttctctacataataataatgataaaatggtctgctgcatgttttttttccttattctattataatctttttttgaaatgactgtaatattgtttttttctccatcattaGTTCAGATTCATTTCAGGTTTGATTTGCTTTGTCTGAGGCGTTTGCTtgtgctgccctctgctggctaACATGTCAAACTGCAGCAAACAGGTTGGACACCAGAACCGGTTCCCCTACCATGAAGTTCTGGACTCACACCGCCATGTCTGTCAGTACAACCCAGAGTTCAGGGAAAAGGGACAACTCTtccattttcaaatatttttcaaagttttatttaaaatgaatgataaaatacatgtttgatgcacgaataaacaaaatgtattggTGGTAAAATGGCAGAATTTTCTACCAGACTAGAATCTACATTTTTGATTCTAAATAATCTTTAACAACAGCAGTCAGAAGAGAAGTTTTTCTCGATAAAAGCAGTCATTTcacattcaaatatttattttcttaactttaatcaaacaaacagatatgacaaaatacaaaagtcattttattacattttcNATTTTCAGagaatttaaagaaacagtGAAATCAAGACTCCACAGAGAGCagtcattttaaattaacatatttattttatcaactttaattaaacaaacatCTATAACAAAACgacaaaagtcattttatgacatcatgACTTCTTGttacatttatcaaaaacacaagttaataGATCCAAATAACTCAAAGTAGCTTCAATTCTCTCCATCTAAAACTGATCATTAAGTcccatgaatgtgtgtgtgagtccaTGTGTTGTGTTGGTTCTATGGTGTGTTGTGAGTCTGTGCTGTCTTGTGTCTGTGAACACTCTCTCTGCTGTGGTTCCTCCTCCCAGCTCCTCTTGATGCTCAGCTCTCTGTCAGCCTCCTCTTTGACTGCCTGGATGTGGAGCTTTCCGTCTGGAGACAGGCAGCAGGTGACCGCTTCAGGGTtcaggccttcaggcagatccAACTCCTGTCTGAACTCCTGGAGTCTGTGAGAGTAGGAGCCTTTCCCGTCCTCCTGTTTCTTCTCTGTCTTCCCGCTGACTCTCAGCTTCCTGCCCACCTGCCTGACAGACAGCTCCTCTGGAGAAAAGCCTGCAGTGTCCAGGGTCAGGCCAAAGTGCTGTCCGTCTTTTCCAGCTGGAAGCTCACAGGTTGCAGGGCCACACTGCTCTGgagaggctccgcctcctccagaATGTTGTGTTGAAATGTCTTCATCAGCTTCAGACTGCTGTGCAGCTGAATGTTGGTTGAATCGTCTTTTCTCTCCTTTGTATCTTTCTGCCTCAGTAGAGATTCTGTCCCAGATTTATACTCTGACAGGAGGAGAGGCGAAGAATACAGGGATATTCTGGAAAATACCACACAGTTCCACTAGATGGAGCTATTTGACTGGATTCAGTAGCATCCCCTCCTGTCTACTTGCTAAGACAGTAAATTTATCTTCACTCTTATTAAGgacagaagaacaaaaacaaagctttgaTAGAGCGacaaatctttaaacatttaatgaaaatatcttCAGAGATTTACATCTTTTCCTTGAgttctttctttattattttgatttcaaGTTACAAGTTAAAATGTTACCTTGAATATTTTGTATCTTTACTTGAGctaaaattgtgtattttatgttttcaaagtGTCTAAAATATGTATTGTTAAAAACTCGTgttgaaaaagttaaatttattttaaaaaatcttgtttaatAAATTATCATTACGTTTTAACATCTAGTATTTCTACCTGTATCCCCTGATAATTTCTTGAGACATACTAGACATTTGTTCTGCTCCATTTCAGAGAATATTCTATGTAGATGGACCTTTGCAATCcaatcaaaacaaaagtgtttttattaatttttatccCTAAACTCTTAATCCTCTGTCAAACTGAAAGAGAAAGTCaagaaattcaaagaaaataattattttttgtcaataattcttaaaaatgtttgaaacattaaaaaaaaatcatcaaaacaaatatttatccAGAATCTGCTCCAGTTGAATCTGGAAGATTCTCATCATTTCTACAAATGTCCACAAGTTGGTGTTTCAACCTTGATGAATAACAGCTCTGGtggctctttttctgtttttgttttgtccaatttacaggaaaaacattatacatatttaaaacctttttatattttaggatttttaaatataacttgaatatatttattcatacaAGAATACTTTTGCTGTTCagaatctattgtaaaataacaGCTACAGCTGCTTTCTTGATTAATGctcatttttttagacaaacttCATTTATTGTGTCTCATCTCTAAGTCTCTGAATAGATGGGGCAGGAACATCATTTCCCATTTTGAACCTCAAAAAATGTCCCGACTcttctggagtttagcttgtaaatatttcaGGATCTTTGAACTTGACTCTGATCAAAGAGGCTTCATGTGAAACTAAGAATCAATCCTCCAGAATTCAACTACAAATTATGTTTGAGATTAAGAGAATCTTCAGGAAATATCAAAACTCTCTCCTGATTTCCACCATCAACCCAAAAGACATTGAATGGAAATAACATCAACTGTTAGTTCTGGCGTTCTGGGAAAACTATTATTTTGGGGATCATCATATTGGAACCGCAGAGAACCTGGAGTTTTAGAACCTGTCTAAATAGTTAACCTTTCTTGgtaacaatttattttgttttacatctATACCACCAGGTATAAAAGAGGGAATTTTGGCACATCCTCTTTAATCTTAAGGGAATGTTCCTCTTTCCATATCCATGCCCTGATAAAGCAAAAGACAAGCTTAAAATCTGTTcctgaagtaaagaaaaaatctagTATAAGAACATCCGACATACAaaacatttatacaaaaaagGGTTTAACTGGTCAGggggtaaaaaagaaaagaaaaaaaggaaaataaccttaaaaatttCATATTAATCAACATAGTTACAGACCAGAGAGATTTGATGGTCTCTTCCTGAGAGTTTGTCTCCAGCAGCTGTCTGTTGTTAACCCGTTAAGCTCTGATTGGTCAGGACTGGTCTCTGCTAACATTAATAAACCTTCACCTATGAATCTCTCTGTACTGTGGCCTTCATGATGGAGACTGCAAAGTTCTTCCTGGGGTAGGACAAGAGAACCATCtctaaaattattgttttaactagaaatatcaaaacaagagtttttctaatgttttcctctttgtaAATGATTTCaggttttccctttttgttgtgCTGGTTGTGCCATCATGTGGTTATCCTGCCAAAGGTGATCTTTCCTTCCCTTTTGCTGACACATCAATGTAGATGAATGCGTTGATCTTCTTCAGAACTTGTGCTCTTTCTGCTTTCAGGCTCCAAATCCACAGATCAGAGCAGCGGTGACCAACAAGCAGCAACTAGCTTTGCTTCCCACAGAGGAGCACAGATGAGCCGCTCTGCACCAGTGCATTACCGCTCTCATTCAAGCGGTGGCGTCTCTCAGCCAGTTCCAGTGTTTGTGCAGAATGTCCCTCAGGTTTATCCCATGGTTCCATCAGGCAGCAGCTTGAGCTCTGCTGTGGCAGGATACCCTGTTGCTGTTCAGCCAGGATCTGCTGTTCCTGTGCTTTCCAGTGTTCCTGCAGCAGGAGTGTCTGAGGCAGTTCAGGTCCCTGTGCAGGGTCCTGGTTTCTCCCAGTTTGTTCAGACAGGCCCAGCAATGGTTGGCTCTGCTCCCCCTGTGCTGGTGTTGCATGAAGGAGCTGGTTCCACACAGCCAGGACCTGCTCAAGCTGGTCTGCCAGGTGAGTCC contains:
- the LOC112138361 gene encoding uncharacterized protein LOC112138361; translated protein: MMETAKFFLGFSLFVVLVVPSCGYPAKGSKSTDQSSGDQQAATSFASHRGAQMSRSAPVHYRSHSSGGVSQPVPVFVQNVPQVYPMVPSGSSLSSAVAGYPVAVQPGSAVPVLSSVPAAGVSEAVQVPVQGPGFSQFVQTGPAMVGSAPPVLVLHEGAGSTQPGPAQAGLPETKWVVAPPSFSEQAAADSQAVGSSDFLPPVPLPPPGPVLQSGETSNIVKEAELGNYQQQTEEFGYPAEAVQPGSAFTSVLVPGQGLGGFWGSPYPGFDYRLLYGLYPPGTYTTFSQNHEKGKDYYQSIHYLKEHVSEDQGPQQQQLQQKVFHGQQQRS